One segment of Streptomyces sp. NBC_01454 DNA contains the following:
- a CDS encoding DUF6354 family protein, with protein MPGIRNRRAHDNERAPSGVRTDIARTARGAGEQMAGEIPASTGRRVERDQLYRDLDPYMAGRDRQLRVTGIELGDRAVCLVEHDLGGTAGNSARIHVRNLANPRKFELLTEPAGVTADPRYTLLLTAMAAVHSTAATPRDYTRAAYDALDLDATPQTGADR; from the coding sequence TTGCCCGGAATCCGAAACCGCCGGGCACACGACAATGAACGGGCGCCGTCCGGCGTCCGCACCGACATTGCCCGGACGGCCCGGGGAGCGGGGGAGCAGATGGCGGGGGAGATCCCAGCGAGCACCGGCCGCAGAGTAGAGCGCGACCAGCTCTACCGCGACCTCGACCCGTACATGGCCGGCCGGGACCGCCAGCTGCGTGTCACCGGGATCGAGCTCGGCGACCGCGCGGTCTGCCTCGTCGAGCACGACCTGGGCGGCACCGCCGGCAACTCCGCCCGCATCCACGTCCGCAACCTGGCCAACCCCCGCAAGTTCGAGCTGCTGACCGAACCCGCCGGGGTCACCGCCGATCCGCGCTACACCCTGCTGCTCACCGCCATGGCAGCCGTGCACAGTACCGCGGCCACCCCTCGCGACTACACCCGCGCCGCCTACGACGCCCTCGATCTCGACGCCACCCCACAGACTGGGGCGGACCGATGA
- a CDS encoding single-stranded DNA-binding protein, with amino-acid sequence MSNPRNNGQLIGRLANDPKVFENKDGSKKVLFTVFTDRAYTNAQNQRDSDAVPVEAFVRAQTQGLGPYSNIHKGDLVAVGYTLRMDRYSKNGERVFDLKVISEDITFLEPRSVTQARLNERVQAVEAQNQAIKQEQAAPVVAAAPVIAHASAVQDEQLPFGPGPR; translated from the coding sequence ATGTCGAACCCCCGCAACAACGGACAGCTCATCGGCCGCCTCGCGAACGACCCCAAGGTCTTCGAGAACAAGGACGGTTCCAAGAAGGTCCTCTTTACGGTCTTCACCGACCGCGCCTACACCAACGCACAGAACCAGCGCGACTCGGACGCCGTGCCGGTCGAGGCCTTCGTCCGCGCACAGACCCAGGGTCTGGGTCCGTACTCGAACATCCACAAGGGTGACCTCGTCGCCGTCGGCTACACGCTCCGGATGGACCGCTACTCCAAGAACGGCGAGCGGGTCTTCGACCTCAAGGTGATCTCCGAGGACATCACCTTCCTCGAGCCGCGCTCGGTGACCCAGGCGCGCTTGAACGAGCGCGTGCAGGCCGTCGAGGCGCAGAACCAGGCCATCAAGCAGGAGCAGGCTGCGCCCGTCGTTGCTGCCGCTCCGGTCATCGCGCACGCCAGCGCCGTACAGGACGAGCAGCTGCCCTTTGGTCCCGGGCCGCGCTAG
- a CDS encoding DUF6283 family protein, translated as MSAAANLPYSDDTEHDLRVRTRLAELAAERGLTAEELLAELNASLKAGQSLLPADRTPPVSEALPLPAPRPTAVLARRPADDVWEVISVYEDVPTAPRRPCGGAEPCPWRRDAPRGQFPAAAFELSAPTSQPGSTRRFGCHSSTPARPQMCAGWLLRGADGNEQIQDLLASGRLAHPELPYGVELYDSYAEMAIANGVDPAHPTMHGRPASCAAPAKEEP; from the coding sequence ATGAGCGCGGCCGCGAACCTCCCCTACAGCGACGACACCGAACACGACCTGCGAGTCCGCACCCGGCTGGCCGAACTCGCGGCCGAGCGGGGCCTGACCGCCGAGGAACTACTGGCCGAGCTCAACGCCAGCCTGAAGGCCGGCCAGAGCCTGCTCCCCGCCGATCGGACGCCCCCGGTGTCCGAGGCCCTGCCCCTCCCGGCCCCGCGCCCCACGGCCGTGCTGGCCCGACGGCCCGCCGACGACGTGTGGGAGGTGATCAGCGTGTACGAAGACGTGCCCACCGCGCCGCGGCGGCCGTGCGGCGGGGCGGAGCCGTGCCCCTGGCGGCGCGACGCGCCGCGCGGCCAGTTCCCCGCCGCAGCGTTCGAGCTCAGCGCCCCCACCAGCCAGCCCGGCTCCACCCGCAGGTTCGGCTGTCACTCCTCCACCCCGGCCCGCCCCCAGATGTGCGCGGGATGGCTGCTGCGTGGCGCCGACGGCAACGAGCAGATTCAGGACCTCCTGGCCAGCGGCCGTCTCGCCCATCCCGAACTCCCCTACGGTGTCGAGCTGTACGACTCCTACGCCGAGATGGCCATCGCCAACGGCGTCGACCCGGCCCATCCGACCATGCACGGGCGGCCTGCCAGCTGCGCGGCACCGGCCAAGGAAGAGCCATAG
- a CDS encoding N-6 DNA methylase, protein MAALALRNAVDVRGSEAWEAREGRYLQIAGRYSRTELDRFGHALALVTAEMEREPCDVLGRLYMELELGNERLGQYYTPYDIAQLMAEMQIDSVVEQVQRDGFANVYEPSCGAGAFMVALSQAMLEHGLNPQTQLHVTAEEKHRRPCT, encoded by the coding sequence ATGGCGGCGCTGGCTCTGCGCAACGCCGTGGACGTCCGCGGGAGCGAGGCCTGGGAAGCGCGCGAAGGGCGGTACCTCCAGATCGCCGGCCGCTACAGCAGAACAGAGCTGGACCGCTTCGGGCACGCCCTGGCGCTGGTGACCGCGGAGATGGAGCGCGAGCCCTGCGACGTACTCGGCCGCCTCTACATGGAGTTGGAGCTCGGCAACGAGCGGCTCGGCCAGTACTACACGCCCTACGACATCGCCCAGCTGATGGCCGAGATGCAGATCGACTCGGTGGTCGAGCAGGTGCAGAGGGACGGCTTCGCCAATGTGTATGAACCCAGCTGCGGCGCGGGCGCGTTCATGGTTGCTCTGTCGCAGGCGATGCTCGAGCACGGCCTAAATCCGCAGACGCAGCTGCATGTGACGGCAGAGGAAAAGCACCGCAGGCCATGCACATGA
- a CDS encoding SsgA family sporulation/cell division regulator: protein METQFYVHLGFPAAACVLARLSYSPDTPHCIEVTFDRGGDQAPVMWTLGRELLRDGLSGPAGMGDVQIEPTDLPSRTLRLRLHSPHGTAELSLPGQALGDFLRRTAKAVSYGREAESPGFLTNLDRALASMLAEPC, encoded by the coding sequence ATGGAAACGCAGTTCTACGTGCACCTCGGCTTCCCGGCAGCCGCGTGTGTCCTGGCCCGCCTGTCCTACTCGCCGGACACCCCCCACTGCATTGAGGTCACCTTCGACCGGGGCGGTGACCAGGCCCCAGTGATGTGGACCCTCGGGCGGGAGCTGCTGAGGGACGGACTGAGCGGGCCCGCGGGAATGGGTGATGTGCAGATCGAACCAACCGATCTGCCTTCGCGCACACTGCGCCTCCGCCTGCATTCCCCGCACGGGACCGCCGAGTTGAGTCTGCCTGGTCAGGCGCTCGGCGACTTTCTCCGACGGACCGCGAAGGCCGTCTCCTACGGCCGCGAGGCGGAATCTCCCGGGTTCCTCACGAACCTGGACCGCGCGCTGGCCAGCATGCTCGCCGAGCCCTGCTGA